Within Candidatus Cloacimonadota bacterium, the genomic segment TAGCTCCGAAGAGATAAATAACCACAGAACCGAGGAAATTGCTTCTTCGTGGCTGCATCCGAGCTCGGCGAAGCCATCCACGGAGAACACAGAGGACACAGAGAAAAAGTGGAAAAGAGATAAATTATGACGCCCCAGCAGCAGTATAGCAAGAAGAAATAAATCTTTTTCATACCCCGAATGGGGTATGATATAAAATAGCATGACACTTCAGTGTCTGGTAAAAGGGCACAAAAAAAATCATGCCCCGCATGGGGTATGAAATATGATAGCCAGACACTTCAGTGTCTGGTATAGATTGGATCGAATCCCACCCGCCACCCAATGGGTCTTCAACCCATTACCAGCGGTTAAAACCGCTGGCTATTATATTGCACCCGTCGCTATGTTTAGGGTGCTGCAAGATGCAAAACAAGTCCATCGGAAGCATAGCTCCGAAGAGATAAATAACCACAGAGACACGGAGAGCACAGAGGACACAGAGAAAAAGTGGAAAAGAGAAAAATGATAACGCCCCAGCAGCAGTAAAGCAGAAGAAATAAATCTTTTTCATGCCCCGAATGGGGTATGTAATATGATAACCAGACACTTCAGTGTCTGGTATAGATTGGATCCATCACCTATCACCTATAACCTAAAACCTATAACCTTTTTTTACTCAGAAACTCAATTTCTCCAGTTCATAAGTCATCGAACCTAACCCAATACTCTCACCATATCTCAGCTGATGTAGAGGATCGACATCTTTGTACATCGTTCGGAAAGGTTCTCCTTCCCTACCCTGCAGCACTGAGTTTTGTAGTTTACTTGATTGACTCACCAGATCGAAGCTTGCTTTATCTATCGCTACTGGGTCAGAAGAGGCTAAGATCCCGATATCTTCAACAATGGCATTATCTGAAACACCGAAACAATCACAATGGGGTGTTATATTTATCAAGAAATTGAAATAGAACAATTTCCTTTTGAGAAACTCCACAGCTCCGAGTGCAGTTTCAGCTAACTTCTCAGACATATTATCCGGAGTCTCATTCCACAGGATCCGTAAAGCTCCCGTTGGGCAATTAGTAATGCATTCAGCGCAACCTATACATATATTTAGATCTAAGAGAAACTTATCTTCTTCCCAGTTAATAGCACTGACAGGGCAAATTTGTGAACAGATCCGACACTTGATACACTTTTTTTCTACATATTCAGGTTTTACGTCGGCATGCATTAACTGCTTCTGCTTACGAGTTCCCAACCCCATTGCCAGATTCTTGATCGCTCCGCCAAATCCTACTGCCAAATGCCCCTTAAAATGTGACATCACTATCATACTATCCATATCACCCAGCGTGCCGGCAAGACTGATCTCTCTAAAATGCTTATGCTTAACAGCAATAGTTCTGCGATACTGATCCTGCAAACCATCAAGAATAACCAATGGTGCTTTTACTACTGAATAATCAAAACCATGTTCAATAGCTAATTCTAAATGAGTCACCCCCTGTTTTCTCCTTCCGGAATAGAGTGTGTTCGTATCTCCAATGAAAGGATAAACCCCTTGTCGTTTGAGATGATCAACCACTTTCCTTATATATAGAGGTGATATAAAAGTAGTATTGCCATCCTCACCAAAATGGGTCTTGATACAAACAGTATCTTTCTCTTTTAAGAAACCAATTTCTACTCTTCCCAACAATTCGATAAACTTATCCATCAAACCCTGATTATTCTCTACCCTCGATGTAATATAATAAACTTTGCTCATCCTTTTCTCCTTATTTTCTGGTCCACCTATTTCAGTACAGTACATTTTTTTCTGATCACTGATTACTCTTTTCATCTTAGCTTGCTATCCCTTCCTTCGCTTTGTTCACGTAACTCGTAACCATTTCGCTTGCTTCCCCTTCCGCAGGTTTTACTAATCACTACATAGCTAATAACTCTTTTTTTTCCTGCTACTCCTACCCATGGACTTGCTATTCCTTCCGCTGGTGCATCATAACATTTTTCTTTTCCCTCTTTTTTCTCCGTAACCTCTGTGTTCTCTGTGCCTCTGTGGTCATACATTTTCTCCCTGCTTCTCTTCCCATGGACTTGCTCTCCCTTCTATAGAACTAATCACTACATATCTAATAGCTATTTTCCCCTTGCTTAGCTCCGGTAGCACCCTTTATGGGTGCCATATGATAGCCTGCGACTTCAGTCGCAGGTAATGGGTCGAAGACCCATTGGGTGGCGGGCGGGAATAGATCCATCCTATACCAGACACTGAAGTGTCTGGCTATCTTATTACATACCCCATTCGGGGCATGAAAAAATCTTCTTTTCTTATGGAGCATCATAATATTTTTCTTTTCCCTCTTTTTTGCTCCGTGTGCTCTGTGCCTCTGTGGTAATACATTTTCTCCTTGCTTCTCTTCCCATGGACTTGCTCTCCCTTCTATAGAACTAATCACTACATATCTAATAGCTATTTCCCCCTTGCTAATCATCCGCTGGAGCATCTGTGTTCATCCTTTTTAATCTGTGTTAATCCGTGGTCAATGCTTGCTTCGCTTCCATTGGACTTTTTCCCTCTCAGCTTCCTTCACCGGCTTATAACTCCGTCGGTGATGTTCAGTTATCCCGTATTCTACCAGAGCTTTGCAATGTTCTCTTGTGGGATACCCTTTATTTTTAAGGAAATTATATGACGGGTATAAGTTATGGATCTCTCTCATTATTCTGTCTCTGGTGACTTTTGCCAAGATAGAGGCAGCAGCAATAGAGGCATATTGACTGTCACCTTTGATGATCGG encodes:
- a CDS encoding DUF362 domain-containing protein; the protein is MSKVYYITSRVENNQGLMDKFIELLGRVEIGFLKEKDTVCIKTHFGEDGNTTFISPLYIRKVVDHLKRQGVYPFIGDTNTLYSGRRKQGVTHLELAIEHGFDYSVVKAPLVILDGLQDQYRRTIAVKHKHFREISLAGTLGDMDSMIVMSHFKGHLAVGFGGAIKNLAMGLGTRKQKQLMHADVKPEYVEKKCIKCRICSQICPVSAINWEEDKFLLDLNICIGCAECITNCPTGALRILWNETPDNMSEKLAETALGAVEFLKRKLFYFNFLINITPHCDCFGVSDNAIVEDIGILASSDPVAIDKASFDLVSQSSKLQNSVLQGREGEPFRTMYKDVDPLHQLRYGESIGLGSMTYELEKLSF